AACAGGGGTAGCTACAAGATTCGGACGGGGATGACAAGCCGGTCGGAAAAGCGCCTCCCGGCCCCTCTCCGGCCGCTGGGAAGGCAATGGTTTCAGGAGGTTGCGTGGCGGGAAAAAAGGTGATTCCCATCGGCCGGACCATGACCACCCGGCAGCGGCTGGTTGCGTCCGTGGGCCGGGTGCTGGCCCGGGAGGGCTTCAAGGGATTCGGACTGGGCAAGGTGGCCCTGGAGGCCGGGGTGGACAGGCGGGTGATCTCCCGGCATTTTGGGGGACTGGCGGAACTGGTGGACGAGTTCGCCCGGTCGCCGGAGTTCTGGCCGACCACGGCGGAGATCCGGGCGGGCATGGAGGCCGCCGGGCCCGGGGACGGCCCCGAGGGGCAGCTCGCCGCCTTTCACAAGGGTTTTTTGCGGGCGCTTCTCAACCGCCCCCAGACGTTGGACATCCTGGCCTGGGAGTTGATGGAGCGCACCAGCGTCTCCCGGATGCTGGAGCAGGCCCGGGTGCGGGTGGCCCTGGAATGCTTCGAAGGCCTGACCGGCGAGACGCCCGACGCCCCGGGGCTGACCGGGATCGTGGCGGTCATGGGCGCAGCCGTGCTCTTTTTCGCCGTCCGGGCCCGCCTGGGCGGCCATTTCGGGGGACTCGACCCCAACGACCCGGCCGATCTGGCCCGCATCGATACGGCCGTGGACGCCCTGGTCTGCGGCGTTTTTTCCAGACTGTAAACCGGCCGCAGACGCGGCGGGAGGCGCCATGAAACTTTTGGAAGGGAAAAAGGCCCTAGTCTTCGGCGTGGTCAACGAACGCAGCATCGCCTACGGCATCGCCAAGTGCTTTGTGGAGCACGGGGCCAGCCTGGGCTTAAGCTACGCGGCCGAGCCGATTTTAAAGCGCATCACGCCCATCGCCCAGGAGCTTGAGGCGGATTTCGTTTTGCCCTGCAATGTCTCGAGCGACGAGGAAATCGCCCGGGCGGCCGCCTTCGTCAAAGACAAGTGGGACCATGTGGACATCCTGGTGCATTCCATCGCCTTTGCCCGGCGCGAGGATCTGGCCGGACGGTTCATCGACACCAGCCGGGAGGGGTTCTCCATCGCGCTCGACGTCTCGGCCTATTCCCTGGTGGCGCTTTGCCGGGCCTTCGAGACCCAGTTCTCGGACGCCGCCTCGGTCATCACCCTAAGCTATTACGGCGCGGGCAAGGTGGTGGCCAACTACAACGCCATGGGCGTGGCCAAGTCGGCCCTGGAGGCCAGCGTACGCTATCTGGCCGTGGATCTGGGGGCGCGCGGGGTGCGGGTCAACGCCATCTCCGCCGGGCCGGTCAAGACCATGGCCGCCTCGGCCATCAGCGGATTCAAGACCATCCTGGAGCGCATCGAGGAGAAATCGCCCATGCGGCGCAACATCACCATTGAGGACGTGGGCAAGTCCGCCCTGTACCTGGCGTCCGATCTTTCGTCGGGCACCACCGGGGACGTGGTGTTTGTGGATTCGGGCTACAACATCATGGGGGTGTAGCGTGGCTGGCGACGCGGGGACGCGCCGCGCCCCGCCTGGGGCTGCCCAGCAGGACGCGCCGGGCATGTCCGCCGCACCCGAAAGGCCAGAGGCGCCGGACGCGTCAGGCCTCCCCAGGGATCGGGCCGGGATTGCGGCCCGTATTGCGGCCTGCGGGCTGGATTGCGGCCGCTGCCTGAGCCATCCGCAAAGCCCCATCAGCAGACATGCCCGGGGGCTTCTGGCTGAACTGGGGAATTTCGCGGCCCGGGCGGCGTTTTTCGCGCGCCTGGACCCGGTTTTTGAGCACTATGCGGCGTTTGAGGCGGTGGCGAAACGGTTCGCCGCCGCCGACTGCGCCGGATGCCGTTCGGGAAAGTGTCTTTTGGGGCGCTGTACCGTGCAGACCTGCGTGAAAGAGCACGGCGTGGATTTTTGCTGCGAGTGCGCGGAGTTTCCCTGCGACCACACTGGGTTTTCCGATATGCTGCACGCGAGGTGGCTGGCCAACAACGAAAAGATGCGGGAGCTGGGACTGGCCGGGTATATGGAGTGGGTGGCCGGGCAGGCGAGGTACTAGGGTCCGTCGACGGTCGGACGGCTACAGAAACACCCGGTAATCCACGCGAAACACCTCGGCCAGGCGCTTGGCCGTCTCCTTGCCGATGGGACGACGACCGTTCTCCATGTCCGAGACGTGGCGGCGCGGGATGTCCGCCCGTTCGGCCAGGGTCGTCTGGGTCAGGCCATCGCGGTGACGGAATCCCTGAAGCACCCGCCCCGGGGCATGCTCGGGAAAAACCCGCTCCCAGCCTATCGGATCATCCTCATTTTCAAAGCCGAACTCGCGCAGGGCGGCCACGGCTTTCTCACGCAGGGAAGCCGGACCACTGAAGCGCAGCACCACAGTTTCAGTAGGGGGCGTCTTCGTGCGTTCCAACATAAACAATCTCCACAAGCTTGATGTGACCGGACACTTCCTCCCAAACGGCGACGTATGTCGGGCGGCCTTTCTTGATGTGGCAGTGGTGACGATTTTTCCCAAGCTTGGAATAGTTTGGCCAATCGCCGCGAACGGGCCCCTCGAAACGAAGCTGCATCACCAACGCCTCAAGAGACAACACAACTTTTTGCGGGAGATCAGGCTTCTGTTTGGCCGCCCGCCGCGAAAATACCACGCGCCACGTCATGGGGAAATCAATGCATCAAAAAATGGTGCATGTCAAGGCAACAATCCCGAAAAAAGCCTCACCCTCCCCCCACGGCGGGGAAAATCCCCACCCGGCAGCCGTCGCGAAGGGCCGCGTCCAGGGCCGCCGCCACCCCGTCCACAAAGACGATCTTCACCTCGGCGGGCGCGACGCCAAGCGCGGCCACCACATCCGCCACCGTGGCCCCGTCCGCGACCTCATAGCGATCCGCCCCGGCCGGGGTATGTTTCGCCAGCGTTGCGAAGCATTTGACTGAGATATGCATGCCTCCCCTCCTATCCAAAGCGCGGATACATGAAAAGCGGCCGGGAATCTCCCTGCGAGAGTTTCCCGGCCGCCGTCATACCGTCATCAGGGGCGCGGCGTGCGGAAACATCCTGTCAGCCGCCCGCCTCCCGGCAGGGGCAGCCCAGCCGGGCCTGCCCGCTGTCATGCAGCCGTCCTCCTGCCGCGTTCCCATGTCCTATTCTCGAAAACGGGCATCGCGGTCGGCAAAGCCGTTTCCTGGCAGCGCGACCCTAGGACACCTTCGCGCCCTGCAACTCCTCCGGGGTGAAGTCCCAGGTGGTGTTGTGCGGGGCCAGGGGCTCGGCGAAAAACTCCGGCAACTGGTCGTGCTCCTTGGTGAACCCGGCCTTGGTGTTGAAGGCGATCTCGTCTTTCAGGGTGTTCACGCCCAGGGCCAGGAAATCCCCGGGGGCGAACGCCTTCCCGGTCACGGCCGCGATCTGGTCGCACATGACCTGCACTGCGTCGGCCGTGTCCAGCACCGCAAAGGCCACGAACAGGCAGAACCCCACAGCGTCGATGGCGGCCGTGGCGATCTGGAGGTTTTTGGACAACTCCACCTGGCCGACTTTGGTCATGGGGTTCACGTCGCCGCCGCATTTCAGGATGTTCTGGCACACGGCGTATCCGGCCGTGTGGTCCGCGCCCATGGGGGTGGTGGCGTAGGTCACGCCCACGCCCTTGACCGAACGCGGGTCGTAGGCCGGCAGGGCCTGGCCCTTGACCTCGGCCACCCGGGACACCCCGAAGGCCTGCCCGGCGAACTTGGCCCCGTTGCCCATGATCCGGCCAAGCGAATCGGACGGGTCGC
Above is a genomic segment from Desulfolutivibrio sulfodismutans DSM 3696 containing:
- a CDS encoding TetR/AcrR family transcriptional regulator — encoded protein: MAGKKVIPIGRTMTTRQRLVASVGRVLAREGFKGFGLGKVALEAGVDRRVISRHFGGLAELVDEFARSPEFWPTTAEIRAGMEAAGPGDGPEGQLAAFHKGFLRALLNRPQTLDILAWELMERTSVSRMLEQARVRVALECFEGLTGETPDAPGLTGIVAVMGAAVLFFAVRARLGGHFGGLDPNDPADLARIDTAVDALVCGVFSRL
- a CDS encoding enoyl-ACP reductase FabI, encoding MKLLEGKKALVFGVVNERSIAYGIAKCFVEHGASLGLSYAAEPILKRITPIAQELEADFVLPCNVSSDEEIARAAAFVKDKWDHVDILVHSIAFARREDLAGRFIDTSREGFSIALDVSAYSLVALCRAFETQFSDAASVITLSYYGAGKVVANYNAMGVAKSALEASVRYLAVDLGARGVRVNAISAGPVKTMAASAISGFKTILERIEEKSPMRRNITIEDVGKSALYLASDLSSGTTGDVVFVDSGYNIMGV
- a CDS encoding DUF3795 domain-containing protein; the protein is MSAAPERPEAPDASGLPRDRAGIAARIAACGLDCGRCLSHPQSPISRHARGLLAELGNFAARAAFFARLDPVFEHYAAFEAVAKRFAAADCAGCRSGKCLLGRCTVQTCVKEHGVDFCCECAEFPCDHTGFSDMLHARWLANNEKMRELGLAGYMEWVAGQARY
- a CDS encoding helix-turn-helix domain-containing protein, with translation MLERTKTPPTETVVLRFSGPASLREKAVAALREFGFENEDDPIGWERVFPEHAPGRVLQGFRHRDGLTQTTLAERADIPRRHVSDMENGRRPIGKETAKRLAEVFRVDYRVFL
- a CDS encoding cytotoxic translational repressor of toxin-antitoxin stability system, with the protein product MTWRVVFSRRAAKQKPDLPQKVVLSLEALVMQLRFEGPVRGDWPNYSKLGKNRHHCHIKKGRPTYVAVWEEVSGHIKLVEIVYVGTHEDAPY
- a CDS encoding MoaD/ThiS family protein, producing the protein MHISVKCFATLAKHTPAGADRYEVADGATVADVVAALGVAPAEVKIVFVDGVAAALDAALRDGCRVGIFPAVGGG